The Labilibaculum sp. sequence TGGGCTGAGCACATGCCAAATGAGCTTTCTGGTGGTCAAAAACAAAGAGTTGCAATAGCCCGGTCGATGATCACCAAACCAAAAATTATTTTAGCAGATGAACCTACCGGTGCATTAGATTCTGCTACATCAATAGAAGTTATGGATCTTTTAAAAGAAATTAATCAATCCGGTATCACAGTTATTATCGTTACGCACGAAAATGATATAGCCCATATGACGGATCGGATTATTAACCTTAAAGACGGCCGAATAGAATCTATTATTGAGAACAATAAGATCAATAGTATGGAAACTATTAGAATTCCTCAAGATTAACCACACTATCTAAACCTAAAAGCCTAGAATAAAGCTATGTTCGACAGAGATAAATGGCAAGAAATATTTAGTACCATTAGTAAAAATAAAACCAGAACCGTTCTAACCGGTTTTTCGGTGGCAACAGGAATTTTCATGTTGATTTTTCTTTTGGGTGCAGGACGAGGTCTTAGAAATGGAATGACTTCTGTCTTTGCACAAGATGCAACCAACAGCATGCAGATATATGGTGGCAGAACAACCAAAGCATTCAAAGGAACTCCCGAAGGAAAGCGAATTCAGATGGTTAATGAAGACTATCTTGGATTTAAAAAATCTATCGACAAGCTGGATGTCATTTCTGCAATGTCATACATTCCGGGAGCTGAAATAATATCTTATAAAAATAATTTCGGAAATTTTAATGTATCTCCTGTACATGAAACTTATAAAGAGATTAAAAATTTCGAGATCCTTGAAGGGCGATTTTTAAATGAAAAGGACATTAAAGAAAACCGAAAAGTTGTTGCCATTCAAGATGTTGTTAAAGAAGTGCTTTTCCCTAAAGAAACGGCAATCAATAAATTAATTAATATCAACAACATCAAATTTAAGGTCGTTGGTGTTTTTAATCAGCCAAGTTTCGATGATAATTCCAGAGAAATTTACATCCCGATTACTGTTGCTCAAAATATTTTTAACAACAACGATCACCTTCAAAGAATCTCCTTTACCCTGGATGATATTTCTGTAGATGAAAGCAAGAAAGTTGAGCAATTTATTACTTACCAAATGGCTAAACGACACGGATTTAGCCCTGAAGATAAAAATGCTTTATGGATACAGAACAACATTGAAAACTCGCAAACATTTACAGGACTTTTTAAGGCTATTGAGATGTTTGTCTGGATTATTGGAATTTTCACTATTATATTAGGTGTAATTGGGGTTTTCAACATTATGATGATTGTTGTTAAGGAGAGAACTAAAGAAATAGGAATTAGAAAAGCAATCGGTGCTTCACCAAGCTCTGTAGTTGGACTGATACTAATGGAGGCAATATTTATAACAGCATCCTCGGGATATGTCGGACTAATTGCCGGGGTAGGCTTACTCGAAGTAATCACCAAATTTGATCTTATCAACAAAATATACCCACCTGCAGCAATTTACTTTTTAAATCCACAGGTTGATTTAGGAATAGCTATAGGTGCAACCATCGTTTTGGTTGTAACCGGTGCTCTTGCGGGTTTTTTCCCGGCAAGAAAAGCCGCCTCAATCAGACCCATTGAAGCTTTAAGAGACGAATAATAAACCAGACTAATAAACGATCAGCTAATGTTCGATTTGGATAAATGGCAGGAAATTACTGCAGCACTTAAAAAGAATAAACTACGAACCATACTTACCGGTCTCGGAGTGATGTTTGGAATCTTAATTCTGGTAACCTTACTGGGTATTGGAAGAGGTTTTCAAAATAATATACAATCCTCATTGGGTAATTTCGCAACAAACTCAACGGTTTTTTGGGTAGAAAAAACCACAAAAGCCTACAAAGGTCTGCCACGAAACAGATCGTATCAATTTACCAATGATGATTTAGAGGTACTTAAAAGATCGATCCCTGAGCTGCAAGACATTGCTCCTGATATAAATGGATGGAGTGGAAATGCCACCAACAATACATTTCGGGAAGACAAAAAAGGAAATTTCAGAATCAAGGGGACTTCACCGGAAATGAACAATGTAAATCCGGTTGAAGTTATTGCCGGTCGTTTTATCAATCAGAATGATCTGAAAGAATTTCGAAAAGTAATTACCATTGGACCAAGAGTTCAGGAACTAATGTTCGAAAAAGATGAAGATCCAATTGGTCAGTACCTTAAAGTAAATGGAATCTATTTTAGAATAATTGGCACAATTAAACCATTAAGCCGAAATATGGGAATGCGCGATGACGTTCTTCAAATGCCATTTACCACCCTGCAGCAATTGTATAACCAAGGGGACAAATTCCATGTATTTTTAGCAACAGCTAAGGTTGGAGAATCAGTTGCCGATTTGGAAAATAAGATATTTGAAATTCTGGCCAGAAGGCATTCCATTCATCCTGATGACAGGCAAGCCATTGGTAATTTTAATATCGCGAAAATGTTCAACAAGATTTTTGGTCTTTTTAACAGCATTGGATTCTTATTTTGGGTGATAGGCTTTGGAGTTCTTCTAACCGGTATTATTGGAGTTAGTAATATTATGCACGTGGTTGTAAAAGAAAGAACCAAAGAATTAGGCATTAAACGTGCCATCGGTGCCCGTCCTCGTGAAGTTGTTGGTCAAATCATAAATGAAGCCGTTTTCTTAACCACCTTTGCGGGATTCTGGGGACTGGTTTTAGGTGTTTTAATTGTCGAAGGAATCGGTAAAATGACCGAAGGTGATCCGAACCCTCAAATTTTAAACCCTTATGTTGATATAAATGTTGCATTTATAGCACTCGGTGTTTTGGTTTTATTTGGTGTTTTAGCTGGACTGCTTCCAGCACAAAGAGCCATCAGAATTAAACCCGTAGATGCATTGAGATACGAATAAAAAAAATAGTTCATAATCCGAAAATAATACTAGTCATGAAAAAAGTTTTTAGAATTGTATTGGTTGTATTTTTTATCTTCCTTTTTGTAGGAACAATTGTATTCCTGTATCAAAAATCGCAAGATAAACCTGTGGTTTACAACACAAAATCACCTGAAATAACAGATATTATTAAAAAGACGGTTGCAACAGGATCTGTTGTTCCAAGAAAAGAAATCGCAATTAAACCTCAGGGAGTTTCCGGAATTATTGAAACTTTATATGTTGAGGCTGGTGATATGCTTAAAAAAGGCGATCCTATTGCTAAAATAAAGATCATTCCTGATATGATTAATTTGAATAGTGCTGAATCGAGAGTAAAAATAGCACAAATCAATTACGAGGATAAAGAAATTAACTATCAGCGGGACAAAGCTTTGTATGACAAAAAAGTAATTTCAGAATCTGATTTCCAGAAAACTCAATTGTCTTTCCGAAATTCTGAAGAAGAGTTACAATCAGCAAAAGATAATTTGCAGTTGATTAAAGAAGGTGTAACCAAAAGTTCTGCAAAAGCTACGAATACCATTATTCGTTCAACAATTGAAGGAATGATACTGGATATTCCGGTAAAAGAAGGAAATTCAGTAATTCAGAGCAATACTTTTAATGATGGAACCACGGTTGCCATTGTTGCCGACATGGGCGAAATGATTTTTCAAGGTAAGGTTGATGAAACTGAAGTTGGAAAAATTGTTCAGGGAATGAACCTTGAGTTAACCATTGGAGCAATTGAGGATGTGAAATTTGACGCTCATCTGGAATATATCTCTCCAAAAGGTGTGGAAGAGAATGGTGCCATTCAATTCGAAATAAAAGCTTCTGTTAAACTTAAAAAAGATTTCTTTATTCGCTCGGGATACAGTGCTAATGCTGAAATTGTTCTTGATAAAAGAGAAAAAGTATTGGCTGTAAACGAAAGTCTTTTAGAGTTTAAAAATGATTCAACGTTTGTAGAGATAGAAACTTCTGAGCAAAAATTCGAAAAAAGGTTTATTAAAACTGGTCTTTCGGATGGTATCAATATTGAAGTTTTAGAAGGCCTTACAAAAGATGATAAGCTTAAAGGAGAAAAGAAGAAAAAAATTGAAGAAATAAAAGAGAAGAAAGACTAGAAAGAGTTTTCATTGCGGTAGGAAAATTAAATAAGCATCTTTAATTTATCATTAATAAATTAATGACGGAAGAACTAGTTTTATCGGATCAAAAAAAATACATACACACATGAAAAAAATATTATTACTCGTCCTTGTTTTTGCCTTTTCCTTTTCTGGTATTTATGCTCAGGAATTATGGAATCTGGAAAAATGCATAACACATGCAAAGGAACACAACATCAACCTTAAGTTACAAAAACTGGATGCTGACGTTCAGGCAAACAATACCAGGCAATCTAAATTGGATCTTTTACCAAATTTAAATGGTAATACCGGATACAACTTCAACTATGGACGTTCTCTAAGTGCTGAAAATACGTACGTAAACGAAAACAGTCAAACAGGTTCTCTTGGTCTTTCATCCAGAGTTACTCTATTCAGTGGTTTTCAAAAATGGAATTCAGTTAAACAAAACGAATTGGATCTTAAAGCTAATTTGCAGGATGTTGAAAAAGCAAAAGAAGATTTAGCACTAAATATCACATCTTACTATTTGGATATTTTATTTAAAAAAGAACTTCTTCAGGTTGCACACGAACAATTAAAAGTTACTGAGCTTCAGATTAAAAGAACAGAAGTTTTGGTAGAAGCAGGAACTCTGCCAAAAGGAACTTTAATGGAACAAAAAGCACAGGCTGCACGCGAAGATCTTGCTGTTGTTAACGCACAAAATGCTCTTGATATCGCTTTGCTTGATCTGGCTCAGCTATTGGACCTGGAAGACTCAAAAGGTTTTGATATCCAAACACCTGAACTCCCTGTTTTAAATGCAACCAAATCTATGGCTGATCCGGAATCAGTTTTTATCAATGCATTAACATTTCGTCCGGAAATGAAAGCAGCGCAATACCGTTTGGAAAGTTCTGAAAAAGGTTTAATTATTGCCAAAGGTCAGCGTACTCCAACTTTATCTATGTCGGGATCATGGAATTCCGGTTATCGCAGAAATCAACCAGAATATGGCATTGCTGCAGATGGAAGTCCTATAATTATCAGAAAAGAAATGAAATTGAACGATCAGTTAAGATTATTTGAATCAAAGAGTTTTGGTTTCAACTTAAGTATCCCAATTTTTAACGGAGGTAGTGTTAATCGAAACATTAGCAACGCAAAAGTAAATATCGACCGTTCCAAATTGAATATGGAAAACTCTAAAAATGCTCTTCGAAAAGATATTCAACAGGCTCATGCCAATGCCAAGGCGGCTATGAAAAAGTTTTTCTCCAGTGAAACAGCAGTTTCATCAACCGAAGAAGCCTTCCGTTATACTGAAGAAAAATTCAACCTCGGTTTAGTTAATTCTGTAGATTACAATCAAGAAAAAAACAATCTTTTTAAATCTAAATCAGATTTACTGCAAGCGAAATACGAATACATATTCCGCACCAAAATTCTTGACTTCTATAATGGTATCGAAATAAGTTTATAATCAAGTTTCAAATTCAAAAAAACTCTCAGCCCATTTCGGTTGGGAGTTTTTTTTAGCCGGTAAGTGTTTCCTTCTAATTATTTGTCTTAGTAATAGAACTACGCTTAAAAAGCACATTATTTTCCTATTTTAATGAATTTGGATAGTACACTGGTCATATATTTGAACTGTTATCGTTCACAATTAGTATTTTATCCTTTATTTTGCATTGATTTTAAATTTTATCAAATGGCATTACTATTACATATAGAGACATCTACAGCGGTTTGTTCTGTTGCATTGGGAAAAGATGGAGTTTTACTGGCTCTTAAAGAGACGAAAGAAGGAATGAAACACGCAACTCACTTAACGGTTTTTATTCAAAACATTTTAAAGGAAAATAATTTAACTACAAGCAATTTAGACGGTGTTGTTATTAGCATGGGACCAGGATCATATACCGGCTTACGTATTGGTGTATCAACAGCCAAAGGAATTTGTTATGGAGCCAACCTGCCGCTAATCTCAATAAACACTTTGCAGGCAATGACAAAGCCATTGTTGGAAAATAAGGATGTTATCAATCAATTAACCAATCCACAGGAAGCCTATTACTGTCCAATGATCGATGCAAGAAGAATGGAAGTTTACACTGCCTTTTTCAATTGTAAAAATGAATTGGTTGGAGATATTTCTGCTGATATTATCGATGAAAGCTCCTACTCAAAAGTCCTTTCGGAAAGAGAAATTATTTTCTTTGGTGATGGTTCTTCCAAGTGCAAAGAAGTAATCAAAAGTAAAAATGGCATCTTTCTTGACAACGTAACACCATCAGCAGTAGGAATGATAGAACTGGCTGAAATAAAATTCCAAAATCAAGAATTTGAAGATGTAGCCTATTTTGAGCCCTTTTATCTGAAAGATTTTGTTGCTACTACTTCTAAAAAGAATATCTTTAATTAAGAATCAACAATAATTCATATGCATAAATTATCTCTGAGCATCCTTCTAATTTTTCTAAGCCACACACTTTTATTGGCCGATTTTCCTATTAAGGATACCAAAAAAGGAGAAAATCTAAGATATGTTATACATTATGGAATTATTCGGGGAGGAAAAGCAAACCTGAAAATCAGAAGTGAAAACATAGATGGCAAAGATTTGTATCATGCAACTCTAACTGGGAAAACTGTCGGATTATTCAATTCGCTGTATAAAGTGAAAGATACTTACGAGAGTTTTATTAATCCTGCAACCCTATTGCCAGAAAGAGCAATCCGGGATATTCGCGAAGGAAATTACAAAAGGTATACTGAAATAGTTTTTGATCGGGAAAAGAATGAGGTAAATTCCTCACGTTCCGGAATTCATAAAGTACCCGAAGGAATACATGATATATTGTCGGCTTTTTACTTTGCAAGAGCCAATTATTTCAATTCAAACCTAAAAATTGGAGAAGTAGTCAAGATTCAAACTCACTTCTCTGATGAATTGTTTCTTCTTCAATTCAGATTCATGGGATATGAAACAATTAACAGCAAAATTGGAGATGTAAACTGTTATAAGTTCATCCCAATTGTAGCAACAGGCAGAGCATTTAAAGATGAAGATGATATGACTATCTGGATATCTGCCGATACAAATCGAATTCCGGTCCGCGTACAATTCGATCTTTTTATTGGTTCATTGCGTTGCGATTTGATGAATTTTTCGGATTTCTCCTATGACTCACTCTTGGATAACGACTAATTTTTTGCCATTTCCGAGGTATCTATTTCAAACAAAGCCTCATAATATTTCAGAATATTAATTGTTTACCCTATTTTTGCAAAACTCAAAAGAAAACGAAACTTTTCTTTTCTTAGAAATGATTATTAAAATTTAATATTATATCATGGCATCTACTACAGATTTTAAAAATGGAATGTGTATCCACTATAAAGGAGATTTATATACCATTGTTCAATTCCAACACGTAAAACCAGGTAAAGGTCCTGCCTTTGTTAGAACAAAACTTAAAAATGTTAAAACAGGTAAGGTTATTGACAATACGTTTAACTCTGGTGTTAAAATTGACATAGCCCGTATTGAAAGACGCCCTCATCAATTCCTTTACAAAGATGATATGGGATATAATTTGATGCATACAGAAACATACGAGCAAATTGTTTTACCTGAAGAATTGTTTAACGCAGCTGACCTTTTAAAAGAAGGTGAAATGGTGGAAGCCGTTTTCCATGCTGACACAGAAACGCCATTGTATGTTGATCTTCCTGCTCACGTTGTGATGGAGGTTACATATACCGAACCAGGTTTGCGGGGAGATAGTTCATCTACCTCATCCTTGAAAGCTGCAACTGTTGAAAGCGGTGCGACCATAATGGTACCTTTATTTATCAACACAGGCGATTTAATTAAAATTGACACACGCGACCACTCTTATTCAGAGCGAGTAAAAGCATAGTTTTTATAAACTCATCATCAAAAAAGGATTCTTTATGGAATCCTTTTTTTTTTTCAAATTTTCGATTGGCTAATGATTTGATATTTCCTAAATTAGCATGAAACATAAATCCCCCTATTGTGATCAAGCAACAATCTGTTAACAGCAAATTTAAGCTCAACTTAATCCTTAAAATTACTCAGGCGATTAATGAAAACTTATCAATTGACGAGCTTTTACAACAGTATAAACATATTTTATTTGAAGATCTCAAGATTGGGAAAATTGCGGTTTATAAATTTAGTTCCCACTGGGAAAAATTATTGATATCCGGCATTTCAAAAGAATGCATTGATAAGATCAAAATTGGAAAACACTTAAGCAGTATTTCTGAAATCACCTATATATCGCGTGATTTACCCGAAGTATTCTGGTCTTTTGATTTTATTATTCCGGTTATCCACAAAAATTCGGTTCTTGCATACATCCTAATTGGTGATATTGATGAAGAAATGGAAGGAATGAGCCCGGCAATCAAACACCTTAGCTTCATACAAACCATTTCCAATATTATTATTGTGGCAATGGAGAACAAACGCCTGTACAAACAATTATTGATTCAGGAAGCTTTTAAGAAGGAAATGGAATTGGCTTCAAAAATCCAAAGCCTTCTAATTCCCAATCAAAGCTCTTTACCGCAAAATCAATATATTTCTACCTGCGGATATTATCAGCCACACTTTGAAATTGGCGGCGATTATTATGATTTTATCAACTTTAACGATCAGGAATTGGGATTTTGCATTGGCGATGTTTCAGGAAAAGGAATCCCGGCAGCCCTAATCATGTCTAATTTTCAAGCCACATTGCGGGCGCTTTTCCGGCCCGAAACACCACTGGATGAACTCATGATTCAATTGAACCAAAAAGTGTGCGACAATTCAAGCAGTGAGAAATTTCTGACTTTCTTTATTGGAATTTACAATTACACTACCAGAAAGCTAAAATATGTGAATGCAAGCCATCACCCTCCACTTCTTTACAATTTTGAAAATGGAGAAACTACCTTACTAAAAAAAGGATGCATTGGTTTGGGTATGCTCGATGAAATCCCAGCCATATCAATTGGAGAAATTACAATCAATGAGCACTCAAAGCTACTTTGCTATACTGATGGATTAATAGAACTGGAAAGAGATGATCAAATGGAAGTAGGCGTTCAGTTCTTAACCAAAATGTTCGCAACACAAAAAAATATTTCAAATACCTTTACAGATCTGATACATCACATTGATATTGGAAAAAAGAATAAAGCCGTAATAGACGATATCTCATTGTTCGGCATTGAGTTCAAAACAACACAAATGTAAAAAGGATCGGCATTAGCCGATCCTTTTTAATTTAAATAAGATTTCCTTATTGTATTTCGAAAGCGATATCTTTTGAAACTGATTTTCCAGCAGTATCTTTAACTGTTACAGAAAACTTATAAGCTCCGGGCATAGCATTATCAGGAGTTGCAATATTAAAGCTAATTACTTTTGACACTCCGGAAATAGCAGGTACTGCATTTCCAGCGGCATCAGTATCCGAAAGACTATTAAAACTAAACTCTTCAACAGTTTTTACAGACTTAACTCCAGTATACGATACCGTTACAGTATAAGATGCTAATGCAACATTATCCGTGGCAGTAAAATTGACACTTAAATTTGCACCAGCTGTAACTATTGTACTTGTTGTTGGACTAGCAATTGTAACTGTAGGAGCAACTGTATCTTCTTTGTCATCGCCACCACCGCTACCGCCGCAGCTCATCATACCTATTGAGAAAAGAA is a genomic window containing:
- a CDS encoding DUF3108 domain-containing protein, with the protein product MHKLSLSILLIFLSHTLLLADFPIKDTKKGENLRYVIHYGIIRGGKANLKIRSENIDGKDLYHATLTGKTVGLFNSLYKVKDTYESFINPATLLPERAIRDIREGNYKRYTEIVFDREKNEVNSSRSGIHKVPEGIHDILSAFYFARANYFNSNLKIGEVVKIQTHFSDELFLLQFRFMGYETINSKIGDVNCYKFIPIVATGRAFKDEDDMTIWISADTNRIPVRVQFDLFIGSLRCDLMNFSDFSYDSLLDND
- a CDS encoding TolC family protein, which gives rise to MKKILLLVLVFAFSFSGIYAQELWNLEKCITHAKEHNINLKLQKLDADVQANNTRQSKLDLLPNLNGNTGYNFNYGRSLSAENTYVNENSQTGSLGLSSRVTLFSGFQKWNSVKQNELDLKANLQDVEKAKEDLALNITSYYLDILFKKELLQVAHEQLKVTELQIKRTEVLVEAGTLPKGTLMEQKAQAAREDLAVVNAQNALDIALLDLAQLLDLEDSKGFDIQTPELPVLNATKSMADPESVFINALTFRPEMKAAQYRLESSEKGLIIAKGQRTPTLSMSGSWNSGYRRNQPEYGIAADGSPIIIRKEMKLNDQLRLFESKSFGFNLSIPIFNGGSVNRNISNAKVNIDRSKLNMENSKNALRKDIQQAHANAKAAMKKFFSSETAVSSTEEAFRYTEEKFNLGLVNSVDYNQEKNNLFKSKSDLLQAKYEYIFRTKILDFYNGIEISL
- a CDS encoding efflux RND transporter periplasmic adaptor subunit: MKKVFRIVLVVFFIFLFVGTIVFLYQKSQDKPVVYNTKSPEITDIIKKTVATGSVVPRKEIAIKPQGVSGIIETLYVEAGDMLKKGDPIAKIKIIPDMINLNSAESRVKIAQINYEDKEINYQRDKALYDKKVISESDFQKTQLSFRNSEEELQSAKDNLQLIKEGVTKSSAKATNTIIRSTIEGMILDIPVKEGNSVIQSNTFNDGTTVAIVADMGEMIFQGKVDETEVGKIVQGMNLELTIGAIEDVKFDAHLEYISPKGVEENGAIQFEIKASVKLKKDFFIRSGYSANAEIVLDKREKVLAVNESLLEFKNDSTFVEIETSEQKFEKRFIKTGLSDGINIEVLEGLTKDDKLKGEKKKKIEEIKEKKD
- a CDS encoding ABC transporter permease; translation: MFDLDKWQEITAALKKNKLRTILTGLGVMFGILILVTLLGIGRGFQNNIQSSLGNFATNSTVFWVEKTTKAYKGLPRNRSYQFTNDDLEVLKRSIPELQDIAPDINGWSGNATNNTFREDKKGNFRIKGTSPEMNNVNPVEVIAGRFINQNDLKEFRKVITIGPRVQELMFEKDEDPIGQYLKVNGIYFRIIGTIKPLSRNMGMRDDVLQMPFTTLQQLYNQGDKFHVFLATAKVGESVADLENKIFEILARRHSIHPDDRQAIGNFNIAKMFNKIFGLFNSIGFLFWVIGFGVLLTGIIGVSNIMHVVVKERTKELGIKRAIGARPREVVGQIINEAVFLTTFAGFWGLVLGVLIVEGIGKMTEGDPNPQILNPYVDINVAFIALGVLVLFGVLAGLLPAQRAIRIKPVDALRYE
- a CDS encoding PP2C family protein-serine/threonine phosphatase is translated as MIKQQSVNSKFKLNLILKITQAINENLSIDELLQQYKHILFEDLKIGKIAVYKFSSHWEKLLISGISKECIDKIKIGKHLSSISEITYISRDLPEVFWSFDFIIPVIHKNSVLAYILIGDIDEEMEGMSPAIKHLSFIQTISNIIIVAMENKRLYKQLLIQEAFKKEMELASKIQSLLIPNQSSLPQNQYISTCGYYQPHFEIGGDYYDFINFNDQELGFCIGDVSGKGIPAALIMSNFQATLRALFRPETPLDELMIQLNQKVCDNSSSEKFLTFFIGIYNYTTRKLKYVNASHHPPLLYNFENGETTLLKKGCIGLGMLDEIPAISIGEITINEHSKLLCYTDGLIELERDDQMEVGVQFLTKMFATQKNISNTFTDLIHHIDIGKKNKAVIDDISLFGIEFKTTQM
- the tsaB gene encoding tRNA (adenosine(37)-N6)-threonylcarbamoyltransferase complex dimerization subunit type 1 TsaB, whose product is MALLLHIETSTAVCSVALGKDGVLLALKETKEGMKHATHLTVFIQNILKENNLTTSNLDGVVISMGPGSYTGLRIGVSTAKGICYGANLPLISINTLQAMTKPLLENKDVINQLTNPQEAYYCPMIDARRMEVYTAFFNCKNELVGDISADIIDESSYSKVLSEREIIFFGDGSSKCKEVIKSKNGIFLDNVTPSAVGMIELAEIKFQNQEFEDVAYFEPFYLKDFVATTSKKNIFN
- a CDS encoding ABC transporter permease, which gives rise to MFDRDKWQEIFSTISKNKTRTVLTGFSVATGIFMLIFLLGAGRGLRNGMTSVFAQDATNSMQIYGGRTTKAFKGTPEGKRIQMVNEDYLGFKKSIDKLDVISAMSYIPGAEIISYKNNFGNFNVSPVHETYKEIKNFEILEGRFLNEKDIKENRKVVAIQDVVKEVLFPKETAINKLININNIKFKVVGVFNQPSFDDNSREIYIPITVAQNIFNNNDHLQRISFTLDDISVDESKKVEQFITYQMAKRHGFSPEDKNALWIQNNIENSQTFTGLFKAIEMFVWIIGIFTIILGVIGVFNIMMIVVKERTKEIGIRKAIGASPSSVVGLILMEAIFITASSGYVGLIAGVGLLEVITKFDLINKIYPPAAIYFLNPQVDLGIAIGATIVLVVTGALAGFFPARKAASIRPIEALRDE
- a CDS encoding DUF4625 domain-containing protein, with amino-acid sequence MKFLKYALIVLFSIGMMSCGGSGGGDDKEDTVAPTVTIASPTTSTIVTAGANLSVNFTATDNVALASYTVTVSYTGVKSVKTVEEFSFNSLSDTDAAGNAVPAISGVSKVISFNIATPDNAMPGAYKFSVTVKDTAGKSVSKDIAFEIQ
- the efp gene encoding elongation factor P, translating into MASTTDFKNGMCIHYKGDLYTIVQFQHVKPGKGPAFVRTKLKNVKTGKVIDNTFNSGVKIDIARIERRPHQFLYKDDMGYNLMHTETYEQIVLPEELFNAADLLKEGEMVEAVFHADTETPLYVDLPAHVVMEVTYTEPGLRGDSSSTSSLKAATVESGATIMVPLFINTGDLIKIDTRDHSYSERVKA